The Toxorhynchites rutilus septentrionalis strain SRP chromosome 1, ASM2978413v1, whole genome shotgun sequence genome contains the following window.
GAGAAATTTGGAGCGAATAAAAGTGGTAACACTGCAGTAGTAGTTCGATGTTCCCCTTCACTCTCATTAAGTTTCGTGGTCCCATCAGTACTTGTTCGGTTTCTTAGCAACGATAAAGTTCGGTCTGCAGGAGAAGCGTGTGGCAATTGTCACGTTATTTAAGTGCGGGAAAACGTCAAAACAGATCTACGAGCTGCTCAAAACGTTTTCTATCAGCAAACGATTCGTGTTCCGTACACTACAACAGTACAAAGGAACAACTGATGTCGGTGATAGACCCAAAAAGGGACGTCTGAGGTCGGCAGGGCTGTATAATGTTATTTATGTTTTTCATGAACGTGTTCAGCGCAATCCTTTTGCGGAATCAAgagcgttcatcagtcgaaatgAATTGGATAAACTGATTGGTGCGTACATCGATGTGTCAGTCATTTTTTGACGCCCAGACTGAAGCGAGTATGTTTGGAACGATGCAGAAAGCTCCTAGAACAGTTAAAAAAACGAGACTAGCAACAAACCTACCAGACTTTATCTTCACAAATGATTGGCCGTTTTCCAAGACATCGGATTATTCACTTTGGGCTAAGTTGGAGGAGCGTGCCTGTGGACGTTCTGGAATGGAGTGGATTTACCAatcgttaaaaaaattatatctgcTGCGATTAACGATTGGCATTAGCGTTTTCGACTCTACGTGAAGAAGAGATGGTCgaataattttgccaaaaatgatcaTTCTGGATACTTTTATGCCTTCAATGAAAGTTTTGtatttttatctcattttgttctcgagttatgaattttacaaCTTACTGAATGTTTTCcagtttgaaataaaaaagtgaGTCAAAAAAGTACCAGTTAAATACGTACATTTTACATTTCGTTATGAAAAGTAGTGAGAACAAAATCATTGCGGCCCGCGGCTATAATAACATTTGTGATTTTCGcttaaagttatgattttttgattctcaaaaatcttccaaggaaaggaaatttggaaaatcgttttttttttttaatgccaaatgacttaaaatgcataaaacatcgagatctgatgtcatctaaaaaaaaatcgtccttctgggacttagcctgtGTAGTaatgaaagtatggaaaaaataattatcgaatttaaagaaccgaccatgtacattttgtttaatgGCCCAAAAATCAATCGAACATGTTGTTGTACACGTACATTTTGTTTACTGACCCAAATGagttgtgcaaaatttcagcccaATCGAACCTGATTTagtggtgcctcaaagcactcaaagtttcccaaaaggtcgattttttagatgagatctcgacgttttttaCGCATTTTAAGTCatctggcatcgaaaaaaaaaatattttttccaaatttcctttactcccccattTTCGAGAATCAAATAATCATAACTtcaagcgctttgaggcacccctagatcatgtccgattgagctgaaactttacaCAGgttattttttgggccaataaacaaaatgtacatggtcggttttttgaaatttgacataaccattttcgctgccaccctaaaacatacaaacaaatacaaatacaaaaatacaaacaaatgagaaCAGAGCACTCCTGGAATCGAACCATAACAGAACGAATCAATAAAGATTACCGGGACCAACAAAGTAATAACCAAACAGGACGGAGCACTGTGAATAATtattgagaaattaaacaatcgCACATTCACGGCTTCAGGTCAGGGAACTCAACTGTTTACGGTACGCAAGATACACATTCATCCTCGAGGGCATATATTGAAACAGACAAACAAACGATTGAACCAAACGGCGCCATGGAATAGCTCCTGTAAATAACTGTTAATACTGTCGATGCTGATCTCAGATCGTCTGGGCAGGTTTCCGTCGCGCGTTGAACTTTCAATAGATTACACAAACACCGCGTTTGATAAGTGCACATTGGTTTCGTTGGCTAGCGACACTCTTCGGCACTGCGGTAATTGGAAGGTAAACATTGCTGTTCGCTCTAGACAATTTCCTGATAATCGGATAGCTGGGGCGCGGTAACTGGCTACCGTCTGTGAATCGCAGTGTAAGACGATCCCCAACCAGCGAGCTCGTGGCATGTGGTCTAACTCGATGGGTAGCCACAATTCCCATGCTACTGTTTCCCGTGTTTGCGTGTGTCGACTTTTTATGAGTCATATAATGTTTCAGTTTCAGCTCCAGACCACAGCGCGCGCGGTGCCTTTTCTGGGCCTCTCTCTACCTCACACGTCGTCTAATACCGGTCCTGGGTGCGGGATTTGTGTGACCCTTTTTTATGTTGGCCTTTTTGGTTGGGATATTTTACTGAATGCAGGATTTTAGAGGTATCGGTTTACGCGTAACATCCAAGCGAGACGTATCTGACAGCTACGAGAAAGAAACTATCCGATTCTATGAAATTATGTTCAACTGCAAGCTTTCATCAAAACACAATTTAAATATCTAAGGTAAAtcatgttggtttgtccagtcgaaattATGATCTTTGTTTGTCCGCTTTttaaatgctctagttcagcgcacctgtgtcaaatcaggtattcaaatgtttcaaaacatataaagtgTTGTATTCCAACCAATATCCTCCTTATAAACCCGTATTCCAGCGGGTGGTGGGTGGTACAACACTGATGGTGGCAATTGTACAGCAATTCCAACTATTCCTCTGGGGTTCCCTGATTGCTTCCACTTGGTGGTTGAATAAACTTCACAGATTTCACAGCACAAAATACATTTATTCTTACAAATATCAAactacattttttattttacattcagGAATATGTCTTAACAATTACTTATACTGCACAAAAACTGaacaacaatgtttttttttattctcctctctctctatttacagacatgacaaaaaaacaaagcaaaaaacaaaacaaattctaACTGACTCTCACAAGTACTTCTCTCGCGTTATTGTTTCACAACTGGGAACTCAGCGCTTTATAGCAAAGTAAGAGCCAGGGATGTACTGTTGGGTGTGTTGTTGTTTACTCGCAGACATCCTCACCCACCCTGAAATACCATATTTCTGAAATGACACAAAAAACCTCTTCGACGGGAAAGGAATCTGGGAGCAACAAATTTACGTCCAAAGGCTTAATTGCTGGGTTCTTCGATTGGCAAAACGCATAATTTTTCCACCGGTCGTTTCAATATTCCTGCAGATGTTTTAAGTGTCACCACCCGCACAATTCCATCATCCCCAGGATGTACCTCCATAATTATTCCCATTTTCCACCGCATAGGGGGCTGATTGTCGTCTTGAATGATTACCAACCTACCAACTACGATGTCAACAGGTGGTTTCCATCGCTTCATCCTTCCTTGCAGCTGGGCCAAATAATCTCTACGCCATCTCTTCCAGAAGTCTTGTAGCCGTTTCTGGATTAACTGCCAATAATTCAAACGATTAGTGGGCATTGTTTCCACATTTTCTTCCGGAATCGCCTGTAAAGAAGTTCCTATGAGGAAATGGGCCGGTGTCAACGGTTCCAAGTCATTCGGGTCCTCAGACATTTGTGTTAACGGTCTTGAATTAAGGCATCCTTCCACTTGAACGAGCAATGTGCTCATATCCTCGGGAGTCGCCACACTCTCACCAAGAACCTTCAATAAATGGTTTTTTGCTGATCGTACGGCTGCCTCCCACAAGCCTCCGAAGTGTGGCGCGCTAGGTGGATTAAAGTGCCATTGAATCCCTTGATTGGAACACTCCTTGTACACTTGATTTCGGTGGCTGCTATCTctcagcaatttcaatacttcccGAAGTTTATTGCGAGCTCCGATGAAGTTGGTGCCATTGTCGGAGTAAATATCCGTACACATCCCTCTCCTTGAGATAAATCTCCGCAGCGCTTGCAGAAACCGGTCGGTAGATAAATCACTCACCAGCTCTAAGTGTACTGCCTTGGTACACATACAAACGAAGATCGCTACATAGGCCTTCACTGCTGGTCGTCGCGGGGCTAATCTTAGATAAAGTGGTCCGAAGTAGTCAACGCCCGTTCGTGAGAACGGACGAGATACGGTGACCCGTGCCGATGGCAGCTCTCCCATGAACTGCTGGATTGCAGACGGTTTTGATCGATAACACTTTTGGCAGTGATGCACAGTGTAGCGAGCGAGATTCCTTCCACCTAATGGCCAATATCGGAGTCTTATTGCTCCTAGTAGCAGTTGAGGTCCTGCGTGAAGCAACttctcatgatagtgtcttatAATCAATCTCGTAAAATGGTGCCTAGCGGGCAAAACAATTGGATGCTTCTTATCTTCGGATTCTTTAGAATGCTTTAATCGTCCTCCAACTCTTATCAATCCATCCGTAGATATATATGGGTTATACCAGCGCAGCGGAGATTTGCGTGGAATCGTTTCACCTTTAGAGAGGGTTCTCCATTCCGGATAAAAACATTCTTGTTGAACCTTCGAAATCAGCAATCTTTCTGCCTCTTTCAGCTTTTTATCAATCGTAGCCAATAAGCTGTACGTCGTATCAAATCGACGAAAGCTCCAAACTTCGCGAAATACCAATCATTTGAGTCCACCTTTTCTGAAGCCACGTTGGTTGATATGACTCGGCGCCTTTCCTCATCACCTTCGTCAGCTACTAAATTTTCCGGGAATGTCGGCCAATAATCGGGACCCTTCTCTAACCATGCTGGACCTTGCCACCAAATTGTATTGCCGATGACGTCTTCTGGGGATATCCCCCTAGAAATCAAATCTGCTGGATTGTCAACTCCTGCTACGTGTCTCCAATGACAACCTTCGGACAATGTTTGAATTTTCGCGACTCTATTGGCGACGAAAACATTCCAATTAGATGGTGAAGATGCAATCCAATGTAGAACACACGTCGAATCCgtccaaaaatatgtttgagCTGATATCCTCGTAGAATCATGAATCTTCTCGAATAACAATACCGCAAGAAGTGCCCCACAAAGCTCTAATCTCGGAATAGACTGCGATTTTAATGGAGCAACCCTTGATTTGGACGATAGCAACCTAACTCTTATACTTCCACTCGAATCCATGCTCTTGATGTATACACATGCTCCATATGCTTTCTCAGACGCATCAGAGAAGCAATGTATCTCGACCAGAATTGGATCTGGTATTATAACACAGCGTTCAATCCGGATTTCATTTAGTAGTGAAAGCTGTCGGTGATAACTGCGCCAGATCTCACCCACCGTCGAAGGTACCGGGGTATCCCAATTCATCCTTTCatccttttcatctttcaacGTCCACAACATTTGCATAAATATCTTGGCTCTTGTAATAGTAACTCCCAGGAGTCCCAAAGGGTCGAACAGCGTAGCTATTACCGAAAGGATTTGTCGCTTAGATAGTGCTGTGGTTGTAATCGGTAACGGAATATTGAATTGAAACTTTAAAGTGTCTGTTTTCGGCAGCCAAGTCAGGCCCAGTGTCTTCACTGACGGATCTGGGTCCAAATTAATACCCTCCAAGTCTCGAATCGCTAAATTTTCCTCTTTGATTCCTTCTAAAACTAATTGAGAACTCGACGCCCACTTCCGGAGGTGAAACCCACCAGCACTCATCATTTTATCGAACTGCATCCTCAACTCGATGGCCAAATCCGCTGCATCCGCTCCGGTAATGATATCGTCCATGTAGGTATCCTCACAAACTGCCTTGGCTGCCAGAGGAAAACGACTGACTTCTTCCATGGCAAGCTGCTTAAGTGTACGAGTAGCAAGAAATGGTGCAGGTTTAGTGCCGTACGTGACCGTGCCCAGCTCGTAGGTCTCTGGCTCGTCGTCGGGAGAAGATCGCCAGAGAATCGATTGCAGTGGTTTATCCCTTTGACAGATGTTTATTTGCCTGAACATCTTCTCTACATCGGCAACGAGCATGATCTGCTTCGTGCGACACCGAAGAATTATTGATCGTAGATCTTCCTGAATCACTGGCCCCACCAGCAATCCGTCATTTAATGATACTCCTGTCGAAGTTTTACAAGATGCATCAAAGACAACACGTAGTTTTGTGGTAGTGCTAGTCTCCTTGACTACCGGGTGATGAGGTAGATAACATCGTTGAACCTCATCAGAAACCTTATCAACCCTTCTCATGTGACCGAGCTGAAGGTACTCCTGCATGAACGCCAAATACTGATCACGTAGTAGAGTATCACGCAACAGTCTTCGTTCGGTTCCCTGCAAACGTCTTAGTGCGATTTCTTTCGATTTTCCTAATCTACGAAGGACACCCTCATCCTTGGGCAATGTCACCGTGAATCGGCCATCTATTCCACGCTGTACCGTTCGTTCAAAATGTTCTGCACAGCGAGTTTCTTCCGGCGAATAATAGTTTGATACTCCAATCTCTTCATATTCCCAGAATCTTGCGACCAATGACTCCAAGTTTCCTGATGCAGATATGTTGCAGTTGACTTGAATTGATTGACTCGGTACTAACAAACCTCCACACACTACCCAGCCGAAGACTGATTCATTCAACGCTGGTAGTCTCTCACCTAACGTAATTTTTCTACCAGTTCCGAAAAACTCGAAGAATGCTTCGATGCCCAAGACAACGTCCACTCCTTTCGATTGGAAGAATGCAGGATCAGCCAGCTCAACACCGTTTGGAATCGACCACCCTTCCGTATTAACCGTTAAAGTCGGAAGATTCACTGTGACCTTCGACAGAATTAAAAAATCCATGTCCCTCGAGTATTCGGACACTCGCGACCGTACCATCGCCCGAATTCGGTATTTGACTTCTGTAGCTGCTTCACCTATTCCTAGAACCGATATATCCACTCTTTCTCGGCTGACACACATCCGCTGACTCAGCCGTTCTGATATAAAATTACTCTCGGAACCTGAATCCAATAAAGCACGAGCGGGGAACACCTGACCACTATCATCCACCATCAAGACAACAGCAGTAGCCAGTAACACCTGAGAAGAGAACTGCTGCGTTGTGCAAACGGTTTTGGTTGACACATTTGCTGTTTGGGTTGAAGTTGATGCCTTTGATCCAGATTCCTTGCCCTTTGCAACCACCGTACCCTTCATGAAGCCTTCCCTTTCTGTCTTGAAGCATACCAATGTATGGTGTCGACCCTGGCATTTTCGACAGGAAAACTTGGATTTACAATCCTTCGCCTGATGTCCTACCCGAAAACAATTGCGGCAAAGCGAATGGGTCCTTAAAAGTGCGTCTCTTTCCGCTACCTCTAGCCGATGAAACACTTGACATTGGTACAATAGATGCTCGCCCTTACAGGCCACACAACGCCCTTCGAAACTCTGCATGCTGCTATAATTGGTTTTCGTAAACGCTGTTCTCGGTTTCGAAAACTGTTGGAGTGGGTTTGGTCCTTTAACATCAACGGATTTGCTGGGAAGAGATTCAAGCATTTGAACACGTCGCCGAATGAAGTCCGTTAAGTCGGACAATGTATCTTGCTCCTTGGACGTAGAGAATTCCTCCCAGCCTCTGCGTGTTACCGGGTCAAGTCGTGCTGTAAGTATGTGGACAAGCAGTAGATCCTTATAGTCCTCCGGTTCTATGACTTGATCTAAATTTTTCACGACCCTCTCGAATCCCTCTAACAAGATGT
Protein-coding sequences here:
- the LOC129781428 gene encoding uncharacterized protein LOC129781428 translates to MPPVISAAKKAPSLKLLIARLNDVQASFNDIWRFVEYYEENATVTDVDIRLEKVDELWEKFCDTLVEIRAHEDYLADEESYDKDRQEFSDRYYRAKSFLVDKSKKLQGPMGLEQSVRMNDSVVYGVDRVRLPQISLPSFNGDIDEWLSFRDLFTSLIHHKTELPEVEKFHYLKGCLQGEPKSLIDPLKITRANYQIAWDMLLKRFDNSKQLRKRQVQSLFKLPTLTKESVSELHILLEGFERVVKNLDQVIEPEDYKDLLLVHILTARLDPVTRRGWEEFSTSKEQDTLSDLTDFIRRRVQMLESLPSKSVDVKGPNPLQQFSKPRTAFTKTNYSSMQSFEGRCVACKGEHLLYQCQVFHRLEVAERDALLRTHSLCRNCFRVGHQAKDCKSKFSCRKCQGRHHTLVCFKTEREGFMKGTVVAKGKESGSKASTSTQTANVSTKTVCTTQQFSSQVLLATAVVLMVDDSGQVFPARALLDSGSESNFISERLSQRMCVSRERVDISVLGIGEAATEVKYRIRAMVRSRVSEYSRDMDFLILSKVTVNLPTLTVNTEGWSIPNGVELADPAFFQSKGVDVVLGIEAFFEFFGTGRKITLGERLPALNESVFGWVVCGGLLVPSQSIQVNCNISASGNLESLVARFWEYEEIGVSNYYSPEETRCAEHFERTVQRGIDGRFTVTLPKDEGVLRRLGKSKEIALRRLQGTERRLLRDTLLRDQYLAFMQEYLQLGHMRRVDKVSDEVQRCYLPHHPVVKETSTTTKLRVVFDASCKTSTGVSLNDGLLVGPVIQEDLRSIILRCRTKQIMLVADVEKMFRQINICQRDKPLQSILWRSSPDDEPETYELGTVTYGTKPAPFLATRTLKQLAMEEVSRFPLAAKAVCEDTYMDDIITGADAADLAIELRMQFDKMMSAGGFHLRKWASSSQLVLEGIKEENLAIRDLEGINLDPDPSVKTLGLTWLPKTDTLKFQFNIPLPITTTALSKRQILSVIATLFDPLGLLGVTITRAKIFMQMLWTLKDEKDERMNWDTPVPSTVGEIWRSYHRQLSLLNEIRIERCVIIPDPILVEIHCFSDASEKAYGACVYIKSMDSSGRPQLLLGAIRLRYWPLGGRNLARYTVHHCQKCYRSKPSAIQQFMGELPSARVTVSRPFSRTGVDYFGPLYLRLAPRRPAVKAYVAIFVCMCTKAVHLELVSDLSTDRFLQALRRFISRRGMCTDIYSDNGTNFIGARNKLREVLKLLRDSSHRNQVYKECSNQGIQWHFNPPSAPHFGGLWEAAVRSAKNHLLKVLGESVATPEDMSTLLVQVEGCLNSRPLTQMSEDPNDLEPLTPAHFLIGTSLQAIPEENVETMPTNRLNYWQLIQKRLQDFWKRWRRDYLAQLQGRMKRWKPPVDIVVGRLVIIQDDNQPPMRWKMGIIMEVHPGDDGIVRVVTLKTSAGILKRPVEKLCVLPIEEPSN